The genomic DNA CGAAGAACTGTTCGAGCTCGACGCCCGACAGCCCTACAGCCCCGGCGGCCGCGAGGATCACCAGCCCAATGGCCATGATCTTCTCTACACCGAAGCGCGCGATCAGGTGGCCGGTGAAGAAGGAGGGCGCGAACATCGCCAGCACGTGAGCGGTGACAACATTGGCGGCATCCCCGGTTTCAAAACCGCAGCCCACGACGGCAAGCGGCGTCGAGGTCATCACGAGGTTCATCAGCGCATAGCTGACCATGGCGCAGATCACCGCCACCGCGATGCGGGGCGTTTTCAGCAGTTCCATCCGGCTCCGGCCCTTGGGCGCGTCATGGGCGGGGATCGGGGGGCGGGGGATGTCGAGGAAGAGAAACAGCAGCGAGCCGACGATGTTGACGGCGATCACCGCGGCATAGGTGCCAAGGAAGGGGATGACATAGGCCTCGGCGGTGAACTTCACGATCTGCGGGCCGATGATGGCCGAGGCCAGCCCACCGGCCATGACGTAGGAGATGGCCTTGGGGCGGAAGGCGTCTGACGCGGTATCGGCGGCGGCAAAACGATAAAAGCCCTGCGCCGACATGTAGATGCCTGTCAGCAGCGAGCCGGCGAGGAAGATGTAGAAGTTCTGCGCATAGAGCCCATAGGCCCCGATGGCGCCGCCGGCGGCTCCGCCGAAGGCCCCAGCCCAGAACCCCGCGCGCCGCCCGTAGCGCTGCATCAGCGCCGAAAGCGGCGTGGCCGAGAGCATGGAGCCGAGCACGATGAGCGAGATCGGCAGGGTGGCGAAGCAGATGTTGGGAGCAAGGCTTTGGCCCGCAAGCCCGCCGATGGTGAAAATCATCGGCATCTGGCTGCCAAGGATCGCCTGCGCGGCCACCAGCACGGCGACGTTGCGGCGGGCCTTGCTGTCGTCGGCGGGGGCGGGCGGGGTATCGGCGGAGGTGCTCATGGGCGGTATAGAGCCCAAAGCCGGGGCCTGTGCAAGCGGCGGTGCGCCTGCGCTTTGTTGCCGAATCGGGGATCGGTTGTTGCGCGGTCAGCCCTTGGCCCGAGCAGCGGCGGGGCCTATGGTTTGGGCGGTTATGACACGGGATGGGGCAAAGAAGATCCTGCTGCTTGCTGGCAGCGGTGAGAGCCGGGCGCTGGGCCAGGCGCTGGCTTGGCGCGACGATTTTGATGTCGACATCCGGTTGGCCCGCCAGATGCGTGGGCGAGACTTTCCTGTGCCCGCCACGCTTGGCGGCTTTGGCGGCGACGAGGGCTTTCGGCGCTACCTTGAGGAGACGCAGCCCGATGCGGTGGTGGATGCCACACATCCCTATGCCGAAGCGGTCAGCCTGCGCACGGCGAGAATTGCCGGTGATCTGGGCCTGCCGCTGCTGCACTTTGAGCGCCCGCCCTGGGAGGCCCGGCCCGGCGATGACTGGGTGGAGATTGCCGCTCCCGAAGCGTGCAGCGCGTTGATCCCGCAGAATGCCTGCGTTTTCCTTGGAACCGGGCGAGCCGGGCTGGAGCGCTTTGCTTGCCTTGAGGGGCGCCGCGTGATCTGCCGTCAACTCGACATGGCCGATGGGCCGTTTCCCTTTGAGGGGGGGGAGTTTTTGCTTTCGGTTCCGCCTTTCACGGCGCAGGCGGAGATGAAGCTGTTTCAGCGGCTCGGCGTGGATTGGCTGGTGGTGAAGAACGCGGGCGGCGAGGGTGCGCGGCCCAAGCTGGATGCCGCCCGGGCCATGGGGTTGCCGGTGGCCATGCTGGCCCGCCCGCCAAAGGCGGAAGGGGTGACGCGGGTGGAAACGTTGGAAGCGGCAATGGGCTGGGCCGAGGCGCTGTGAGTGCGGGCGTCGGGCGGATCATTGAAACATCTGACTGTGTGGCCGAGGGCGCGGGCTGGCTTGCCGCCCGTTGCCCCCGGTTGGCCCATGCGCTGGAGGCCTGCGGCGAGGTGCCTCTGCGCCGGAGGGGAGACGGCTTTGAGGCGCTGCTTTCGGCCATTGTCAGCCAGCAGGTGAGCGTGGCCTCTGCGGCGGCGATTTGGGCGCGGGTGGAGGCCGCGGGCTTTGCACACCCGGGCCGCGTGCGGGCGGCGAGCGACGAGGAGTTGCGCGCGGTGGGCCTTTCGCGCCCCAAGGTGCGCTATGCCCGGGCGCTGGCGGAAGCGGAGATAGACTATGCCGCGCTGCGGGGTGCGCCTGACGAGGAGGTGGTGGCGGTGCTCACGGAGGTGCCCGGGATCGGGCGCTGGACGGCGGAGGTTTACGCGATTTTCTCGCTGGGCCGGGCCGATGTGTTTGCCCCCGCCGACCTTGCGTTGCAGGAAGCCGCGCGGATGCTCTACGGCCTGCCGGAGCGGCCCTCGGAGAAGGCTTTGCGCGCGCAGGCCGAGGACTGGAGCCCGTGGCGGGCGGTTGCGGCGCGGCTGTTATGGGCCTACTTCCGGGTGGCGAAACAGCGAGAAGGGATCAGGTAGATGGCGCCGAGAGAGCTGAAGGTGGGGCGGGTTGAGCCGCAGTCGGGTGAGGTTAAGCAGGTGGTGATCTTCCTGCACGGCTACGGGGCCGATGGGAATGACCTGCTTGGGCTGGCCCAGCCGCTGGGGGCGCATATGCCCGACACGCTCTTCCTGGCGCCCGACGCGCCGGAGCCCTGCCGCAACAATCCGATGGGGTTTCAGTGGTTTCCGATCCCGATGATGGATGGGTCCAGTGCGGCGGAAGCGGGTGCGAGCATGGCGCAGTCGGTGGAAGATCTGAACGCCTTTCTCGATGGCGTACTTGAGGCCGAGGGGGTGACGCCCGATCAGGTGGCGCTCATTGGCTTTTCGCAGGGC from Oceanicola sp. D3 includes the following:
- a CDS encoding MFS transporter, whose protein sequence is MSTSADTPPAPADDSKARRNVAVLVAAQAILGSQMPMIFTIGGLAGQSLAPNICFATLPISLIVLGSMLSATPLSALMQRYGRRAGFWAGAFGGAAGGAIGAYGLYAQNFYIFLAGSLLTGIYMSAQGFYRFAAADTASDAFRPKAISYVMAGGLASAIIGPQIVKFTAEAYVIPFLGTYAAVIAVNIVGSLLFLFLDIPRPPIPAHDAPKGRSRMELLKTPRIAVAVICAMVSYALMNLVMTSTPLAVVGCGFETGDAANVVTAHVLAMFAPSFFTGHLIARFGVEKIMAIGLVILAAAGAVGLSGVELEQFFVALVLLGLGWNFGFIGATSMLAGAHAPHERGRMQGLNDLIVFGGVTLASLASGGLMNCSGGSAQAGWTAVNFAMAPFLVLAGGALIWLVMRPKEA
- a CDS encoding precorrin-6A/cobalt-precorrin-6A reductase, coding for MTRDGAKKILLLAGSGESRALGQALAWRDDFDVDIRLARQMRGRDFPVPATLGGFGGDEGFRRYLEETQPDAVVDATHPYAEAVSLRTARIAGDLGLPLLHFERPPWEARPGDDWVEIAAPEACSALIPQNACVFLGTGRAGLERFACLEGRRVICRQLDMADGPFPFEGGEFLLSVPPFTAQAEMKLFQRLGVDWLVVKNAGGEGARPKLDAARAMGLPVAMLARPPKAEGVTRVETLEAAMGWAEAL
- a CDS encoding DNA-3-methyladenine glycosylase is translated as MSAGVGRIIETSDCVAEGAGWLAARCPRLAHALEACGEVPLRRRGDGFEALLSAIVSQQVSVASAAAIWARVEAAGFAHPGRVRAASDEELRAVGLSRPKVRYARALAEAEIDYAALRGAPDEEVVAVLTEVPGIGRWTAEVYAIFSLGRADVFAPADLALQEAARMLYGLPERPSEKALRAQAEDWSPWRAVAARLLWAYFRVAKQREGIR
- a CDS encoding alpha/beta hydrolase, which encodes MAPRELKVGRVEPQSGEVKQVVIFLHGYGADGNDLLGLAQPLGAHMPDTLFLAPDAPEPCRNNPMGFQWFPIPMMDGSSAAEAGASMAQSVEDLNAFLDGVLEAEGVTPDQVALIGFSQGTMMSLHVAPRRDSPFAGVVGFSGRLLEPERLKAEMKSSFPVLLAHGDQDPLVPFESMGLAADALKAAGFPVYTFTMEGTPHGIAPEGLSQAFAFLREFLLKDG